One Brassica oleracea var. oleracea cultivar TO1000 chromosome C7, BOL, whole genome shotgun sequence genomic window carries:
- the LOC106306610 gene encoding putative UDP-arabinose 4-epimerase 4 gives MTSLSGVRSQRKNSKPLSPGDMDYIESKTKSNLMGKLLLLASLIILAFIVINKASSFTSPSVFSRREEGVTHVLVTGGAGYIGSHAALRLLKDKYRVTIVDNLSRGNLGAVKVLQRLFPQTGRLQFIYADLGDPAAVEKIFSENAFDAVMHFAAVAYVGESTLYPLKYYHNITSNTLGVLEAMARHKLKKLIYSSTCATYGEPEKMPITEDTPQVPINPYGKAKKMAEDMILDFSKNSDMAVMILRYFNVIGSDPGGRLGEAPRPELRDQGRISGACFDAARGFIPGLQVKGTDYKTSDGTCIRDYIDVTDLVDAHVKALEKAQPHKVGIYNVGTGKGRSVKEFVEACKKATGVEIKVDLLPRRPGDYAEVYSDPTKILRDLNWTARFTNLQDSLQVAWRWQKIHPHGYASS, from the exons ATGACGAGTTTGTCTGGAGTCAGAAGTCAACGAAAAAACTCAAAACCTCTGTCTCCAGGAG ATATGGATTACATAGAATCCAAAACAAAGAGCAATCTTATGGGAAAGCTTCTCTTACTAGCTTCACTTATAATCTTAGCCTTTATTGTGATCAATAAAGCTTCAAGTTTCACATCCCCAAGCGTG TTCTCTCGAAGAGAGGAAGGAGTGACTCATGTGTTAGTCACTGGTGGAGCTGGCTATATCGGTTCACATGCGGCTTTAAGGCTGCTTAAAGATAAATACCGCGTAACCATTGTG GACAACCTTTCCCGTGGGAACCTTGGTGCGGTTAAGGTTTTACAGCGACTGTTCCCACAAACTGGAAGACTCCAATTCATTTATGCTGATTTAGGAGATCCCGCAGCT GTGGAGAAAATATTCTCAGAGAATGCCTTTGACGCTGTGATGCATTTTGCTGCCGTAGCTTATGTTGGAGAAAGCACTCTTTATCCTCTAAA ATATTACCATAACATTACATCAAACACATTAGGAGTTCTTGAAGCTATGGCTAGACATAAATTGAAGAAACTGATATATTCTAGTACTTGTGCTACTTATGGAGAGCCTGAAAAAATGCCGATTACTGAAGATACCCCGCAG GTTCCGATTAATCCTTACGGGAAAGCTAAAAAGATGGCAGAGGACATGATCTTGGATTTCTCTAAGAACTCTGACATGGCTGTTATGATCTTGAG ATACTTCAATGTGATTGGTTCAGATCCAGGAGGTAGATTAGGAGAAGCTCCAAGACCCGAACTTCGTGACCAGGGACGTATCTCCGGTGCTTGTTTTGATGCCGCTCGCGGTTTCATTCCCGGACTGCAA GTGAAAGGAACAGACTACAAAACATCAGACGGGACTTGCATTAGAGATTATATAGATGTTACTGACCTCGTGGATGCTCACGTAAAGGCTCTTGAGAAAGCTCAGCCTCATAAAGTCGGTATCTACAACGTTGGAACCGGAAAAG GAAGATCAGTTAAGGAATTTGTGGAGGCGTGTAAGAAGGCGACAGGAGTTGAGATTAAAGTAGATTTACTGCCCCGACGGCCAGGAGATTACGCAGAGGTTTATAGTGATCCAACAAAGATTTTGAGAGATTTGAATTGGACTGCTCGATTCACTAATCTTCAGGATAGTCTTCAAGTTGCTTGGAGGTGGCAAAAGATTCATCCTCATGGATATGCTTCTTCTTAA
- the LOC106303662 gene encoding probable ribose-5-phosphate isomerase 4, chloroplastic isoform X2: MVVAAAAASTPFSLSSAVFTRRRSFRVSATLSREPSPLLRAAQHTVDSYVESGMVVGLGSGEASDLAIRYLGHQLRSGSIQGVVGVPMSARSASEAAKYGVPLKHFRDDFQIDFAFHDADAVEEGTLVSVIGRRTSTTQEDDYILLQKATDEAVFLIKDEQYKSGLEGSIPVLVQSLNWLAVAEEIDDLYLGDAEVWRRASVGDAGPLGGDFPIVTSDGHNILDVIFTTPIPSLANVAKSLDNIDGVVDHGLVMKNRCTVVIAGETEVRTVTLQTSAVEGGV, encoded by the exons ATGGTAGTTGCAGCAGCAGCAGCATCCACTCCATTTTCACTCTCTTCCGCCGTTTTCACGCGCCGCCGTAGCTTCAGAGTAAGCGCCACTCTTTCTCGGGAGCCCTCTCCTCTTCTCCGAGCTGCTCAGCACACC GTGGATAGTTACGTGGAGAGTGGGATGGTTGTTGGTTTAGGATCTGGAGAAGCTTCAGACTTGGCTATACGTTATTTGGGTCACCAACTTCGTTCTGGTTCTATTCAAGGTGTTGTTGGTGTACCAAT GTCTGCTCGAAGTGCGAGCGAAGCAGCAAAGTATGGAGTCCCCTTGAAACATTTCCGGGATGATTTTCAG ATTGATTTTGCATTCCATGATGCTGATGCTGTAGAAGAGGGTACTCTTGTCTCAGTTATAGGAAGACGTACAAGTACAACACAGGAAGATGACTATATTCTGCTACAAAAGGCGA CTGATGAGGCAGTCTTCCTGATAAAGGATGAGCAATACAAGTCTGGACTTGAAGGATCTATCCCTGTCTTAGTTCAATCT CTAAATTGGTTAGCTGTAGCTGAGGAGATAGATGACTTGTACTTAGGAGATGCAGAG GTGTGGAGAAGAGCTTCTGTGGGAGATGCAGGCCCTCTTGGAGGAGACTTTCCTATTGTCACCAGTGATGGTCACAACATTCTTGATGTTATCTTCACAACTCCTATTCCAAGCCTCG CTAACGTGGCTAAAAGCCTGGACAATATTGATGGGGTGGTGGACCATGGACTTGTTATGAAAAACAG ATGCACGGTGGTGATCGCGGGAGAGACAGAAGTAAGAACTGTTACCTTGCAGACTAGTGCAGTGGAAGGTGGTGTATGA
- the LOC106303662 gene encoding probable ribose-5-phosphate isomerase 4, chloroplastic isoform X1: MVVAAAAASTPFSLSSAVFTRRRSFRVSATLSREPSPLLRAAQHTVDSYVESGMVVGLGSGEASDLAIRYLGHQLRSGSIQGVVGVPMSARSASEAAKYGVPLKHFRDDFQIDFAFHDADAVEEGTLVSVIGRRTSTTQEDDYILLQKSIVKAADEAVFLIKDEQYKSGLEGSIPVLVQSLNWLAVAEEIDDLYLGDAEVWRRASVGDAGPLGGDFPIVTSDGHNILDVIFTTPIPSLANVAKSLDNIDGVVDHGLVMKNRCTVVIAGETEVRTVTLQTSAVEGGV; this comes from the exons ATGGTAGTTGCAGCAGCAGCAGCATCCACTCCATTTTCACTCTCTTCCGCCGTTTTCACGCGCCGCCGTAGCTTCAGAGTAAGCGCCACTCTTTCTCGGGAGCCCTCTCCTCTTCTCCGAGCTGCTCAGCACACC GTGGATAGTTACGTGGAGAGTGGGATGGTTGTTGGTTTAGGATCTGGAGAAGCTTCAGACTTGGCTATACGTTATTTGGGTCACCAACTTCGTTCTGGTTCTATTCAAGGTGTTGTTGGTGTACCAAT GTCTGCTCGAAGTGCGAGCGAAGCAGCAAAGTATGGAGTCCCCTTGAAACATTTCCGGGATGATTTTCAG ATTGATTTTGCATTCCATGATGCTGATGCTGTAGAAGAGGGTACTCTTGTCTCAGTTATAGGAAGACGTACAAGTACAACACAGGAAGATGACTATATTCTGCTACAAAAG TCTATTGTGAAAGCAGCTGATGAGGCAGTCTTCCTGATAAAGGATGAGCAATACAAGTCTGGACTTGAAGGATCTATCCCTGTCTTAGTTCAATCT CTAAATTGGTTAGCTGTAGCTGAGGAGATAGATGACTTGTACTTAGGAGATGCAGAG GTGTGGAGAAGAGCTTCTGTGGGAGATGCAGGCCCTCTTGGAGGAGACTTTCCTATTGTCACCAGTGATGGTCACAACATTCTTGATGTTATCTTCACAACTCCTATTCCAAGCCTCG CTAACGTGGCTAAAAGCCTGGACAATATTGATGGGGTGGTGGACCATGGACTTGTTATGAAAAACAG ATGCACGGTGGTGATCGCGGGAGAGACAGAAGTAAGAACTGTTACCTTGCAGACTAGTGCAGTGGAAGGTGGTGTATGA
- the LOC106302963 gene encoding LOW QUALITY PROTEIN: uncharacterized protein LOC106302963 (The sequence of the model RefSeq protein was modified relative to this genomic sequence to represent the inferred CDS: deleted 2 bases in 1 codon) yields the protein MDTSHCRYRGFILLLVLFYSHVFDLASNIAKQIAKINFADYGNPIGECEDFRRDKAGAPATLSLVKHVSKINEH from the exons ATGGATACTTCACATTGCCGTTATCGAGGCTTCATCTTGCTTCTAGTTTTATTTTATTCACATGTATTTGATTTAGCTTCAAATATAG CTAAACAAATTGCAAAGATCAATTTCGCCGATTATGGAAATCCTATTGGTGAGTGTGAAGACTTTAGACGCGACAAG GCAGGCGCACCAGCTACCTTGAGTCTCGTCAAACATGTTAGCAAAATTAACGAACATTAA
- the LOC106305031 gene encoding beta-galactosidase 15-like, protein MYASDCRYRGYILLLVLFYSLVFDLASKIDISDDVRGNQTDSNWKRFLSNSNQHGKEYTSCISVGAEIPKLYLFCDESPKDIITKINFADYGNPISGCKDNRHGNCSAPAALRVVKKNCLGKLKCELKNSDEMFGPSHCKKDIKLTVEYTCTKS, encoded by the exons ATGTATGCTTCAGATTGCCGTTACCGAGGCTACATCTTACTTCTAGTTCTATTTTATTCACTTGTGTTTGATTTAGCTTCAAAAATAGACATTTCTGATGATGTAAGAGGCAACCAAACCGACAGTAACTGGAAACGTTTTCTCTCTAATTCCAATCAACATGGCAAAGAATATACTAGTTGTATAAGTGTAGGTGCTGAAATTCCAAAGCTGTATCTTTTTTGTGATGAATCACCTAAAGACATTATTACAAAGATCAATTTTGCTGATTATGGAAATCCTATCAGTGGTTGTAAAGACAATAGACACGGCAATTGCAGCGCACCAGCTGCCTTGAGGGTGGTCAAAAAG AATTGTCTTGGAAAACTCAAGTGTGAGCTTAAGAATTCGGACGAGATGTTTGGTCCGAGTCACTGCAAAAAAGATATTAAGCTCACTGTTGAATATACTTGCACAAAATCTTAG
- the LOC106302077 gene encoding subtilisin-like protease SBT2.5 isoform X2 translates to MARVMLVNFGFLLLVMISFGFLSNILGQQQDDAGDDDDDDTAVYIVTLKQPPFVHLFEEEELKQIRHRHQSPMHGHTSKFKPKLQPRKRHGRGRPKRPPSIAQTHDSFLRKTLKGEKYIKLYSYNYLINGFAVFVSSQQAEKLSMRKEVANIVLDFSVRTATTYTPQFMGLPEGAWVKEGGFETAGEGIVIGFIDTGIDPNHPSFSDKDINSQHSYPTPKHFSGVCEVTPDFPSGSCNKKLVGARHFVQSAITRGTFNSSEDYASPFDGDGHGTHTASIAAGNHGVPVIVSNHSFGNASGIAPRAQISVYKALYKSFGGFAADVVAAIDQAAQDGVDILSLSITPNRKPPGVATFFNPIDMAILSAVKTGIFVVQAAGNTGPSPKSMSSFSPWIFTVGASSHDRVYSNSITLGNNVTIPGVGFSSPTDDGKMYKMVSAFHALNNSTSVDTDMYLGECQDYENYNQELVSENLLMCSYSVRFVLGLSTIKQALDVAKNLSAVGVVFYMDPYVLGFQINPTPMDMPGIIIPSAEDSKILLKYYNSSIERDATTNEIVEFGAVAAIEGGLNANFSNKAPMVMYYSARGPDPEDNSFNDADILKPNLVAPGNSIWGAWSSASIDSTEFEGEKFAMMSGTSMAAPHVAGVAALIKQTYPNFSPSAIASALSTTALLNDNRGGPIMAQRTYANPDQSLLNATPFDMGSGFVNATAALDPGLIFDTSFEDYMSFLCGINGSDSVVLNYTGIDCSSSNSSTISGFDLNLPSITVSTLNGKQVFKRSVRNIAGNETYNVGWSPPYGVSMKVSPSLFSIGTGETQVLSITLEPTKNSSSSSFGRIGLFGKAGHVVNIPVSVIAKIVLS, encoded by the exons ATGGCTAGAGTTATGCTGGTGAACTTTGGGTTTTTATTACTAGTGATGATCTCTTTTGGGTTTCTGTCAAACATTTTGGGACAACAACAAGACGATGCTGGTGATGATGATGATGATGATACTGCTGTTTACATTGTCACACTTAAACAACCTCCTTTTGTTCATCTCTTTGAGGAAGAAGAGCTTAAACAGATTAGACATAGACACCAAAGTCCTATGCATGGCCACACTTCTAAATTCAAACCAAAATTACAACCAAG GAAACGTCATGGGAGGGGGAGGCCAAAAAGACCACCATCTATTGCTCAAACTCATGATTCTTTCTTGAGAAAGACATTAAAAGGAGAAAAATATATAAAGCTTTATAGCTACAATTATCTAATCAATGGATTTGCCGTCTTTGTTAGCTCACAACAG GCTGAGAAGCTTTCGATGAGAAAAGAAGTAGCAAACATAGTGTTGGACTTCTCTGTTAGGACAGCAACAACATATACTCCACAGTTTATGGGTTTACCAGAAGGAGCATGGGTCAAAGAAGGTGGATTTGAGACTGCTGGAGAAGGAATAGTTATCGGATTTATCGATACTGGAATCGATCCGAATCATCCTAGTTTCAGTGACAAAGACATTAACTCTCAGCATTCATATCCAACCCCTAAGCATTTCTCAGGTGTTTGTGAAGTCACCCCAGATTTTCCATCAGGGTCTTGCAATAAAAAGCTGGTTGGAGCTAGGCATTTCGTGCAATCGGCTATAACTAGAGGAACCTTTAACTCATCTGAAGATTATGCTTCTCCATTCGATGGAGATGGTCATGGAAC ACACACAGCTTCGATTGCTGCTGGTAACCATGGAGTTCCAGTGATAGTTTCTAACCATAGCTTTGGAAATGCTAGTGGAATCGCTCCTCGTGCGCA AATTTCTGTTTACAAGGCATTGTACAAGAGTTTTGGAGGCTTTGCTGCAGATGTTGTTGCAGCTATAGATCAG GCAGCTCAAGATGGAGTAGATATATTAAGTTTATCGATTACACCGAACCGAAAACCTCCTGGTGTTGCCACTTTCTTCAACCCTATAGACATGGCCATACTTTCCGCTGTAAAAACCGGAATTTTTGTAGTCCAAGCTGCAGGAAACACCGGTCCATCGCCTAAAAGCATGTCATCTTTTAGTCCTTGGATTTTCACAGTTGGTGCTTCTTCTCATGATAGAGTTTATTCCAACTCCATAACGCTAGGCAACAATGTAACTATTCCAGGCGTAGGATTCTCAA GTCCTACTGATGATGGAAAGATGTACAAGATGGTCTCAGCTTTTCATGCCTTGAACAATAGCACTTCTGTAGATACAGACATGTATCTAGGTGAATGTCAAGATTATGAAAATTACAATCAAGAACTTGTCTCCGAGAATCTCTTGATGTGTAGCTACTCTGTTCGTTTCGTTCTTGGCCTTTCGACTATAAAACAAGCTTTAGATGTTGCCAAGAATCTATCAGCAGTTGGTGTTGTGTTCTATATGGACCCCTATGTTCTTGGTTTTCAGATCAATCCAACGCCAATGGACATGCCTGGAATCATAATTCCATCTGCAGAAGATTCAAAG ATTTTACTTAAATACTATAACTCTTCTATTGAGAGAGATGCAACCACCAACGAGATTGTTGAATTTGGAGCAGTTGCAGCCATTGAAGGCGGTTTAAATGCTAACTTCAGTAACAAAGCTCCTATGGTTATGTATTACTCAGCAAGAGGACCTGATCCAGAAGACAACTCCTTTAACGACGCTGACATATTGAAACCTAACCTCGTAGCTCCTGGAAACTCGATTTGGGGTGCTTGGAGTTCCGCTTCCATTGATTCAACCGAGTTTGAAG GTGAGAAATTTGCAATGATGTCTGGTACAAGCATGGCTGCTCCTCATGTAGCTGGTGTGGCTGCACTAATCAAACAAACCTACCCGAACTTTAGTCCTTCGGCAATCGCATCTGCACTTTCAACAACCGCTCTTCTTAATGATAACAGAGGAGGTCCCATTATGGCTCAGCGTACTTATGCCAATCCTGATCAAAGCCTCCTTAACGCAACACCGTTTGATATGGGAAGCGGTTTCGTGAACGCCACGGCAGCTTTAGACCCTGGTTTAATATTTGATACTA GTTTTGAAGACTATATGTCATTTCTTTGTGGAATCAATGGCTCAGATTCAGTGGTGCTTAACTACACTGGGATTGATTGTTCTTCTAGCAACAGCTCAACAATTAGCGGTTTTGATCTCAACTTGCCATCAATCACAGTATCAACCCTTAATGGCAAGCAAGTTTTCAAAAGGTCGGTGAGAAACATAGCTGGAAATGAGACATACAATGTCGGCTGGAGTCCTCCTTATGGTGTTTCAATGAAGGTATCTCCTTCTCTGTTCTCTATAGGAACGGGAGAAACTCAAGTACTAAGCATAACCCTCGAGCCGACAAAGAACAGTTCAAGTTCTAGTTTCGGAAGAATAGGTTTGTTTGGAAAGGCAGGACACGTTGTGAATATTCCTGTATCTGTCATAGCTAAAATCGTTTTGAGCTGA
- the LOC106302077 gene encoding subtilisin-like protease SBT2.5 isoform X1, with amino-acid sequence MARVMLVNFGFLLLVMISFGFLSNILGQQQDDAGDDDDDDTAVYIVTLKQPPFVHLFEEEELKQIRHRHQSPMHGHTSKFKPKLQPRNISRKRHGRGRPKRPPSIAQTHDSFLRKTLKGEKYIKLYSYNYLINGFAVFVSSQQAEKLSMRKEVANIVLDFSVRTATTYTPQFMGLPEGAWVKEGGFETAGEGIVIGFIDTGIDPNHPSFSDKDINSQHSYPTPKHFSGVCEVTPDFPSGSCNKKLVGARHFVQSAITRGTFNSSEDYASPFDGDGHGTHTASIAAGNHGVPVIVSNHSFGNASGIAPRAQISVYKALYKSFGGFAADVVAAIDQAAQDGVDILSLSITPNRKPPGVATFFNPIDMAILSAVKTGIFVVQAAGNTGPSPKSMSSFSPWIFTVGASSHDRVYSNSITLGNNVTIPGVGFSSPTDDGKMYKMVSAFHALNNSTSVDTDMYLGECQDYENYNQELVSENLLMCSYSVRFVLGLSTIKQALDVAKNLSAVGVVFYMDPYVLGFQINPTPMDMPGIIIPSAEDSKILLKYYNSSIERDATTNEIVEFGAVAAIEGGLNANFSNKAPMVMYYSARGPDPEDNSFNDADILKPNLVAPGNSIWGAWSSASIDSTEFEGEKFAMMSGTSMAAPHVAGVAALIKQTYPNFSPSAIASALSTTALLNDNRGGPIMAQRTYANPDQSLLNATPFDMGSGFVNATAALDPGLIFDTSFEDYMSFLCGINGSDSVVLNYTGIDCSSSNSSTISGFDLNLPSITVSTLNGKQVFKRSVRNIAGNETYNVGWSPPYGVSMKVSPSLFSIGTGETQVLSITLEPTKNSSSSSFGRIGLFGKAGHVVNIPVSVIAKIVLS; translated from the exons ATGGCTAGAGTTATGCTGGTGAACTTTGGGTTTTTATTACTAGTGATGATCTCTTTTGGGTTTCTGTCAAACATTTTGGGACAACAACAAGACGATGCTGGTGATGATGATGATGATGATACTGCTGTTTACATTGTCACACTTAAACAACCTCCTTTTGTTCATCTCTTTGAGGAAGAAGAGCTTAAACAGATTAGACATAGACACCAAAGTCCTATGCATGGCCACACTTCTAAATTCAAACCAAAATTACAACCAAG AAACATTTCCAGGAAACGTCATGGGAGGGGGAGGCCAAAAAGACCACCATCTATTGCTCAAACTCATGATTCTTTCTTGAGAAAGACATTAAAAGGAGAAAAATATATAAAGCTTTATAGCTACAATTATCTAATCAATGGATTTGCCGTCTTTGTTAGCTCACAACAG GCTGAGAAGCTTTCGATGAGAAAAGAAGTAGCAAACATAGTGTTGGACTTCTCTGTTAGGACAGCAACAACATATACTCCACAGTTTATGGGTTTACCAGAAGGAGCATGGGTCAAAGAAGGTGGATTTGAGACTGCTGGAGAAGGAATAGTTATCGGATTTATCGATACTGGAATCGATCCGAATCATCCTAGTTTCAGTGACAAAGACATTAACTCTCAGCATTCATATCCAACCCCTAAGCATTTCTCAGGTGTTTGTGAAGTCACCCCAGATTTTCCATCAGGGTCTTGCAATAAAAAGCTGGTTGGAGCTAGGCATTTCGTGCAATCGGCTATAACTAGAGGAACCTTTAACTCATCTGAAGATTATGCTTCTCCATTCGATGGAGATGGTCATGGAAC ACACACAGCTTCGATTGCTGCTGGTAACCATGGAGTTCCAGTGATAGTTTCTAACCATAGCTTTGGAAATGCTAGTGGAATCGCTCCTCGTGCGCA AATTTCTGTTTACAAGGCATTGTACAAGAGTTTTGGAGGCTTTGCTGCAGATGTTGTTGCAGCTATAGATCAG GCAGCTCAAGATGGAGTAGATATATTAAGTTTATCGATTACACCGAACCGAAAACCTCCTGGTGTTGCCACTTTCTTCAACCCTATAGACATGGCCATACTTTCCGCTGTAAAAACCGGAATTTTTGTAGTCCAAGCTGCAGGAAACACCGGTCCATCGCCTAAAAGCATGTCATCTTTTAGTCCTTGGATTTTCACAGTTGGTGCTTCTTCTCATGATAGAGTTTATTCCAACTCCATAACGCTAGGCAACAATGTAACTATTCCAGGCGTAGGATTCTCAA GTCCTACTGATGATGGAAAGATGTACAAGATGGTCTCAGCTTTTCATGCCTTGAACAATAGCACTTCTGTAGATACAGACATGTATCTAGGTGAATGTCAAGATTATGAAAATTACAATCAAGAACTTGTCTCCGAGAATCTCTTGATGTGTAGCTACTCTGTTCGTTTCGTTCTTGGCCTTTCGACTATAAAACAAGCTTTAGATGTTGCCAAGAATCTATCAGCAGTTGGTGTTGTGTTCTATATGGACCCCTATGTTCTTGGTTTTCAGATCAATCCAACGCCAATGGACATGCCTGGAATCATAATTCCATCTGCAGAAGATTCAAAG ATTTTACTTAAATACTATAACTCTTCTATTGAGAGAGATGCAACCACCAACGAGATTGTTGAATTTGGAGCAGTTGCAGCCATTGAAGGCGGTTTAAATGCTAACTTCAGTAACAAAGCTCCTATGGTTATGTATTACTCAGCAAGAGGACCTGATCCAGAAGACAACTCCTTTAACGACGCTGACATATTGAAACCTAACCTCGTAGCTCCTGGAAACTCGATTTGGGGTGCTTGGAGTTCCGCTTCCATTGATTCAACCGAGTTTGAAG GTGAGAAATTTGCAATGATGTCTGGTACAAGCATGGCTGCTCCTCATGTAGCTGGTGTGGCTGCACTAATCAAACAAACCTACCCGAACTTTAGTCCTTCGGCAATCGCATCTGCACTTTCAACAACCGCTCTTCTTAATGATAACAGAGGAGGTCCCATTATGGCTCAGCGTACTTATGCCAATCCTGATCAAAGCCTCCTTAACGCAACACCGTTTGATATGGGAAGCGGTTTCGTGAACGCCACGGCAGCTTTAGACCCTGGTTTAATATTTGATACTA GTTTTGAAGACTATATGTCATTTCTTTGTGGAATCAATGGCTCAGATTCAGTGGTGCTTAACTACACTGGGATTGATTGTTCTTCTAGCAACAGCTCAACAATTAGCGGTTTTGATCTCAACTTGCCATCAATCACAGTATCAACCCTTAATGGCAAGCAAGTTTTCAAAAGGTCGGTGAGAAACATAGCTGGAAATGAGACATACAATGTCGGCTGGAGTCCTCCTTATGGTGTTTCAATGAAGGTATCTCCTTCTCTGTTCTCTATAGGAACGGGAGAAACTCAAGTACTAAGCATAACCCTCGAGCCGACAAAGAACAGTTCAAGTTCTAGTTTCGGAAGAATAGGTTTGTTTGGAAAGGCAGGACACGTTGTGAATATTCCTGTATCTGTCATAGCTAAAATCGTTTTGAGCTGA